The Sulfurospirillum oryzae genome includes a region encoding these proteins:
- a CDS encoding GTP pyrophosphokinase — protein MENNKHHLIAKFEKELKQYESFSDKMDILLKELLEQEKISYHSIENRVKEKSSLSKKIDGKNKYQDLSEITDIVGCRIISYFEIDVEKIVNLIFKEFKIDEVNSIDKKKILDPDRFGYLSYHIICSINDERAQLREYKNYKNLKFEIQVRTILQHAWAEIEHDIGYKSNIAVPREFRRKFSRIASMLEIADDEFSRLKLDIHNYVETISKQGFENTDINAESLKLFIEQSGDLEEIETHIIETLALKNVAFSEQMQEAIISFTLNIINKFTAYKEILEVQNSIRKNKELIKQFILKWAQLRAILLDRFQKHFDQKDGLIIGYALMMEFLETNHKEGLKAFFPDVSLQEKDEAVALAMKIYREITSK, from the coding sequence TTGGAAAACAACAAACATCATCTCATAGCTAAGTTTGAAAAAGAGCTCAAACAGTATGAAAGCTTTAGCGACAAAATGGACATCTTACTCAAAGAACTGCTTGAACAAGAGAAAATTTCTTACCACTCCATTGAAAATCGCGTCAAAGAAAAAAGCAGCTTATCGAAAAAAATTGACGGGAAAAACAAGTACCAAGACCTTAGCGAGATCACCGATATTGTGGGTTGCCGCATCATCAGCTATTTTGAAATTGATGTTGAAAAGATTGTCAATCTTATTTTTAAAGAGTTCAAAATAGACGAAGTCAACTCCATCGACAAAAAGAAAATACTCGATCCCGACCGCTTTGGCTACCTCTCCTACCACATCATCTGCTCTATTAATGATGAAAGAGCACAGCTTAGAGAGTATAAAAACTACAAAAATCTCAAATTTGAAATCCAAGTGCGAACCATTCTCCAACATGCATGGGCAGAGATAGAGCACGACATAGGCTACAAGTCGAACATCGCCGTTCCTAGGGAATTTCGTAGAAAATTCTCACGTATTGCGAGTATGCTTGAAATTGCCGATGATGAGTTTAGCAGGCTGAAACTCGACATTCACAACTATGTTGAAACCATCTCCAAACAGGGGTTTGAAAATACCGACATTAACGCCGAAAGCCTCAAACTCTTCATCGAGCAATCAGGCGATTTGGAAGAGATCGAAACGCACATCATCGAAACATTAGCACTCAAAAATGTCGCTTTTTCAGAACAGATGCAAGAAGCCATTATCAGTTTCACCCTAAATATTATCAATAAATTTACAGCATATAAAGAGATTCTTGAAGTTCAAAACTCTATTCGAAAGAACAAAGAGCTTATCAAACAGTTCATCCTCAAATGGGCACAACTTAGGGCTATTTTATTGGATAGGTTTCAAAAACATTTCGATCAAAAAGATGGTCTTATCATAGGATACGCATTAATGATGGAATTTTTAGAAACCAACCATAAAGAAGGACTCAAAGCATTTTTTCCCGATGTTTCACTCCAAGAAAAAGACGAAGCAGTGGCATTAGCAATGAAAATATACAGAGAAATTACGAGTAAATAA
- a CDS encoding winged helix-turn-helix transcriptional regulator, with protein MYLVNDKEYKCSVAIAQDIFNDKWKLGIIWHLLDGEKRYKDLFEEVCDITQKTLTVKLRDLEEKKLIKRVVFPEIPPKVVYSLTPIGEKLRPVLKEMFDWGIEYVKECGEFTNGAVCEAKLADKQ; from the coding sequence ATGTATTTGGTTAATGACAAAGAGTACAAATGCTCTGTCGCCATCGCACAAGATATTTTTAATGATAAATGGAAACTGGGCATCATCTGGCATTTACTTGATGGTGAAAAACGTTACAAAGACTTATTTGAAGAGGTCTGTGACATTACCCAAAAGACACTGACCGTCAAACTGCGGGATTTGGAAGAAAAAAAGCTGATTAAGCGTGTTGTTTTTCCTGAAATTCCTCCTAAAGTTGTCTATTCGCTCACGCCTATTGGCGAGAAGCTTCGCCCTGTGCTAAAAGAGATGTTTGACTGGGGAATTGAGTATGTTAAAGAGTGTGGGGAATTTACAAATGGTGCTGTTTGCGAAGCAAAATTAGCCGATAAACAATGA
- a CDS encoding NAD(P)H-dependent oxidoreductase, with the protein MKNVLIINGHQYYAHIAEGKLTQLYIDTAEEFLKSKGFNVKHAKAESNYNPLEEVEKFKWADYFIIQYPVYWMGVPWMMKKYIDEVFSAGTNNGIYASDGRSRSDASKRYGSGGLMQGKKYMLSLTYNCPVTEFGNKEGFFEGLSLDAANIATHKTWQFCGATPMETYSVHDIFKGDLDIEAEKAKFIKVLTKNFRG; encoded by the coding sequence ATGAAAAATGTACTTATCATCAATGGTCATCAATACTATGCCCACATTGCAGAGGGGAAACTTACGCAGCTTTACATCGATACAGCAGAAGAATTTTTAAAAAGCAAAGGTTTTAATGTTAAGCATGCAAAGGCTGAGAGTAACTATAACCCACTCGAAGAGGTCGAAAAATTTAAGTGGGCAGATTATTTTATTATCCAATATCCTGTTTATTGGATGGGTGTGCCTTGGATGATGAAAAAGTACATTGATGAAGTGTTCTCTGCTGGCACGAACAATGGTATTTACGCCAGCGATGGACGAAGCCGCAGTGACGCAAGTAAGCGTTATGGTAGTGGCGGGTTGATGCAAGGCAAAAAGTATATGCTCTCCCTCACCTACAACTGTCCCGTCACAGAGTTTGGAAACAAAGAGGGCTTTTTTGAGGGGCTGAGTCTTGATGCAGCCAACATCGCTACACATAAAACATGGCAATTCTGCGGTGCGACACCGATGGAAACGTACTCCGTGCATGACATCTTCAAGGGTGATCTTGACATTGAAGCAGAAAAGGCTAAATTTATCAAAGTATTAACCAAAAATTTCAGAGGATAA
- a CDS encoding putative quinol monooxygenase, giving the protein MGKVVIIVTLTLEESNKEGVIEAFSALHNNLHHEDHGCLQFDVHKDNEKENTYVFVETWESEALLNVYMSKEPFRAFQAFLADKVVSLSVQRLQKIL; this is encoded by the coding sequence ATGGGAAAAGTCGTTATAATCGTAACACTGACACTCGAAGAGTCCAATAAAGAGGGCGTAATTGAGGCGTTTTCTGCTTTGCATAATAATCTTCATCATGAAGACCATGGTTGTTTACAGTTCGATGTGCATAAAGACAACGAAAAAGAAAATACCTATGTTTTTGTAGAGACATGGGAGAGTGAAGCACTGTTAAATGTGTATATGAGTAAAGAGCCATTTAGGGCATTTCAAGCATTTCTAGCAGATAAAGTTGTAAGTTTATCCGTTCAACGATTGCAAAAAATTTTATAG
- a CDS encoding nitroreductase family protein: protein MENPTIKQLQNRKSIRQFTGEVISDENLELIFKTAQRAPTSINAQQISLVYTRDKAKLEQISQLCNHQAHIATADVFVGIVIDFNRTNIITESMGKKHVIEQSAEGIMVGAVDAGIMLIQLQVAAEALGYGTTCIGAVRENSDKMIQLFNLPPKTFLAVGCTIGVPTQDAKNAPLKPRVALESFAMQDSYDSEKVKKGVLEYDKAFKAFRDATGSGSMPTYAEITSKAYSSIYYRKTGKVLMAQGFAFKDE, encoded by the coding sequence ATGGAAAATCCAACCATCAAACAGCTTCAAAATCGAAAATCGATCCGTCAATTTACCGGCGAAGTTATCAGCGATGAGAACTTAGAACTTATCTTTAAAACGGCGCAACGCGCTCCAACTTCCATCAACGCGCAACAAATTAGCCTTGTTTACACGCGTGATAAAGCCAAGCTAGAGCAGATTTCGCAGTTGTGCAACCATCAAGCACATATTGCCACTGCGGACGTGTTTGTGGGTATTGTCATCGACTTTAATCGCACCAATATCATTACCGAGAGCATGGGGAAAAAACACGTCATTGAGCAGAGTGCTGAGGGCATTATGGTGGGTGCTGTCGATGCGGGCATCATGCTTATTCAGCTTCAAGTGGCTGCCGAAGCTTTGGGGTATGGCACAACCTGTATCGGAGCAGTGCGTGAAAATTCCGACAAGATGATACAGCTCTTTAACCTTCCACCCAAAACATTCTTAGCCGTAGGTTGCACCATCGGCGTTCCCACACAAGATGCTAAAAATGCTCCACTCAAACCACGCGTTGCACTCGAGAGCTTTGCAATGCAAGATAGCTACGATAGCGAAAAAGTGAAAAAGGGCGTGTTGGAGTATGATAAGGCCTTTAAAGCCTTCAGAGATGCAACAGGAAGCGGCTCCATGCCAACCTACGCGGAGATTACCTCAAAGGCATATTCGAGCATTTACTACCGAAAAACAGGCAAAGTTTTAATGGCACAAGGGTTTGCGTTTAAAGACGAATAA
- a CDS encoding LysE family translocator, protein MNLYLLFLVMATLTVLSPGPGVVMTLTNALRYGLKGTFGGILGIAIGALIIAAISATSLGVLLATSATIFTILKFAGALYLLYLGIKLWKAPPLNLEGQHLHKASFSKRFLEGLSLQLTNPKAIFFFLSIFPQFINQNEINYVMQFSILVLTYSSLVVIIHCLYAFFARKARTWLTSQRGGKIINKGASMTFLFFGFSLATAKQ, encoded by the coding sequence ATGAATCTCTATTTGCTTTTTTTAGTGATGGCAACACTAACCGTTCTAAGTCCTGGTCCTGGTGTTGTTATGACGCTAACCAATGCGCTAAGATATGGTTTAAAAGGAACCTTTGGTGGCATTTTGGGTATCGCAATTGGAGCGCTTATTATCGCGGCCATTTCTGCAACGAGTCTTGGGGTTTTGCTAGCGACTTCAGCCACTATCTTTACCATTTTAAAATTTGCTGGAGCTTTGTACCTTCTGTATCTTGGTATAAAACTATGGAAAGCACCTCCCCTAAACCTAGAAGGGCAACATCTGCACAAAGCAAGTTTTAGCAAACGCTTTCTTGAAGGTTTGTCTTTGCAACTCACCAATCCCAAAGCGATCTTTTTCTTTCTCTCTATTTTCCCACAATTTATTAATCAAAATGAAATCAATTACGTCATGCAATTTTCTATTTTAGTCTTAACTTATAGTTCTTTAGTGGTCATTATTCATTGTTTGTACGCATTTTTTGCTCGCAAAGCACGAACGTGGCTGACCTCCCAGCGCGGCGGAAAAATCATTAACAAAGGGGCTAGTATGACTTTTCTCTTTTTTGGTTTTTCGCTTGCAACAGCAAAACAATAA
- a CDS encoding response regulator transcription factor codes for MQTIEVLIADDSNLVLKVITKALLENKFDHYCFEESKIHYAHDGMEAFEIMGKNRNISMLISDINMPHLNGDDLVEVLIDTNLHQKILTVFITANEDVIKHSTKKHTIGTIQKPFNHLSFNMSLNELVRKHHEKKAHAQKKYASHKTQITKALQNICQKHPIGHQINEKKFEALLDAYLDASHVIPEDEIEFVFYAMIDDLFKASNITLKLSQNELKAALNSVSNKQHNFTLALKACINDSIESCKELLAEKKEIPYHSIMEELLSPINNKASILRNKVIHYRPKKYALLSPYMEPLLEHFEKIDYAIRDEYLSELLAYTKEIEEFSQWISDYCRNNSLERDLPQFKNAANLFKELYEKYNSVAIHFNKMQHYITGEIERHLLYKVLSSKEISSYMKKHLPDVIPTTSNILLHLKKIDQTTYKKLAENDFQYLAVLSLDIDFLAHFKEKYEQICTHTKIFCFSKTTFFEDWIGNNKVDKLVIDYDFSTNVFASGLVYLKYFLKQNSKKRALAPLQRYNRYYLVASQHEAAKEKEHLHSLNAHIIEKPLYANDVKNILLYS; via the coding sequence ATGCAGACGATAGAAGTGTTAATAGCAGATGATAGCAATCTTGTTTTAAAAGTCATCACCAAAGCATTACTTGAAAATAAGTTCGATCATTATTGTTTTGAAGAAAGCAAAATACATTATGCCCACGACGGGATGGAAGCTTTTGAAATTATGGGTAAAAATAGAAATATCTCTATGCTCATTAGCGATATTAATATGCCCCATCTCAATGGCGACGATTTAGTCGAAGTGCTTATTGATACCAACTTACATCAAAAAATTCTGACTGTTTTTATCACTGCAAACGAAGATGTTATTAAGCACAGTACAAAAAAACATACCATTGGAACGATTCAAAAACCTTTTAATCATCTCTCTTTTAACATGTCTTTAAACGAATTGGTAAGAAAGCATCACGAAAAAAAGGCGCATGCGCAAAAAAAATACGCTTCCCATAAAACACAAATCACTAAAGCGCTGCAAAATATCTGTCAAAAACACCCTATTGGGCATCAAATCAATGAAAAAAAATTTGAAGCACTCTTAGATGCATACCTCGATGCCTCCCACGTTATACCCGAAGATGAGATAGAGTTTGTTTTTTACGCGATGATTGATGATCTGTTCAAAGCATCAAATATCACGTTGAAACTCAGCCAAAATGAATTGAAGGCTGCCTTAAACAGCGTCTCAAACAAACAGCATAACTTTACCTTAGCCCTCAAAGCGTGCATTAACGATTCTATTGAGAGTTGTAAGGAATTGTTGGCTGAAAAAAAAGAGATCCCCTACCATTCAATTATGGAAGAACTCCTCTCGCCTATCAACAACAAAGCGTCAATTTTACGCAATAAAGTTATACACTATCGACCTAAAAAATATGCCCTACTGAGCCCTTACATGGAGCCGCTTCTTGAGCACTTTGAGAAAATTGATTATGCTATTAGAGATGAATATTTATCTGAATTACTTGCCTATACAAAAGAGATTGAAGAGTTCTCACAATGGATAAGTGACTACTGCCGCAATAATTCATTAGAGCGCGATCTTCCACAATTTAAAAACGCCGCTAACTTATTTAAAGAACTTTACGAAAAGTATAACAGTGTCGCTATTCATTTCAATAAAATGCAACATTACATTACTGGGGAAATCGAGAGGCATTTACTTTATAAAGTGCTGAGTTCAAAAGAGATTTCAAGCTACATGAAAAAACACCTACCAGATGTTATTCCTACCACAAGCAATATCCTTTTGCACCTCAAAAAAATAGACCAAACAACCTACAAAAAGCTAGCAGAAAACGACTTTCAATATTTAGCCGTTTTGTCTTTAGACATAGATTTCCTTGCCCACTTTAAAGAAAAATACGAGCAGATCTGTACCCATACCAAAATTTTCTGCTTTTCTAAAACCACTTTTTTTGAAGATTGGATTGGGAACAATAAAGTCGATAAGCTGGTAATTGATTATGATTTTTCTACGAATGTATTTGCTTCGGGATTGGTTTATCTCAAGTATTTTCTAAAACAAAATTCTAAAAAAAGAGCCCTCGCTCCTTTACAAAGATACAACCGTTACTACCTTGTTGCCTCACAACATGAGGCAGCTAAAGAAAAAGAGCACCTTCACAGCCTCAATGCGCACATCATCGAAAAACCTCTGTACGCAAACGACGTTAAAAATATTTTGTTGTACAGTTAA
- a CDS encoding helix-hairpin-helix domain-containing protein → MNPLIPILVQKTGIAKENIINILKLLEEGSTIPFIARYRKEMTGGASDEQLREFDSIYAYAKKLHDRKEEILRLIAEKVVLNDEVKKAVEKAQTLQELEDIYRPYKEKKNTRAALAIAAGLTPLADVLERAELEREAFEKKAQSFVNEKIGSVKEAIAGAQDIIAERYSDDAKEREYWRVQLHDYASFEIKASKTLKADGLYAKLAGKAERIASIPSHRYLAMMRGVSEKELHVKILQDMERVESAISRYRIPRNARSSKSYLLEAYLDGFKRLLFPSLEREIHAIIKEKADTQAITTFGKNLSQLLNTPPVTKRVILGVDPAYRTGCKLAVVDEHGTYLTHAVIYPTPPQSDYEKSAKVIKEFTQKYHITAVAIGNGTGSRESQEFFARLNREEGLNLAYTVVSEAGASIYSASKIATQEYPNLDVTIRGAISIAQRLRDPMAALVKIDPKSLGIGQYQHDVDQKQLEKKLHEVIEDLVNRIGVDPNSASVSLLSYVAGVGAKLAKAIVEHRESKGAFTCKSELISVKGLGAKAYEQCAGFFRIREGKSVLDNTGVHPESYAIAQKLLARADLATLSKEQIIALAKEQGIGEATLQDIIAELLKPGFDPRETLPPIAFRSDLTDISELSEGSIVSGVVRNIADFGAFVDIGLKNDGLIHISQMSDKRIAHPLEVLSINQQLTRIRVIEVDKEKGKVSLSLKER, encoded by the coding sequence ATGAATCCACTTATTCCCATTTTAGTGCAAAAAACAGGCATTGCGAAAGAAAATATCATTAACATTTTAAAGCTTTTAGAAGAGGGCTCTACCATCCCTTTCATCGCGCGGTATCGCAAGGAGATGACGGGTGGGGCGAGCGATGAACAACTTCGTGAGTTTGATAGCATTTATGCTTATGCGAAAAAATTGCATGATCGTAAAGAAGAGATTTTACGGCTGATTGCTGAAAAGGTTGTATTGAATGATGAGGTGAAAAAAGCGGTTGAAAAAGCGCAAACACTTCAAGAGTTGGAAGACATTTACAGACCGTATAAAGAGAAGAAAAACACCCGTGCGGCGCTTGCGATTGCGGCAGGGCTTACGCCATTGGCTGATGTTTTGGAGAGGGCAGAGTTAGAACGAGAAGCGTTTGAGAAAAAGGCGCAGAGTTTTGTGAATGAGAAAATTGGAAGTGTCAAAGAGGCGATTGCGGGAGCGCAAGACATCATCGCGGAGCGTTACAGTGACGATGCTAAAGAGCGCGAATATTGGAGAGTCCAACTGCATGACTACGCCTCTTTTGAGATCAAAGCTTCCAAAACGCTCAAAGCGGATGGATTGTATGCCAAGCTTGCAGGTAAAGCCGAGCGCATCGCCTCCATTCCCTCACACCGCTACCTTGCGATGATGCGTGGCGTGAGCGAAAAAGAGTTACATGTAAAGATACTGCAAGATATGGAAAGGGTGGAAAGTGCCATCAGTCGTTACCGCATTCCACGCAATGCCAGAAGCTCGAAAAGCTACCTTTTGGAAGCCTATTTGGATGGGTTTAAAAGGCTTCTTTTCCCTTCTTTAGAGCGGGAAATTCATGCCATAATTAAAGAAAAAGCCGACACACAAGCGATTACGACCTTTGGTAAAAATCTCTCGCAACTGCTCAATACGCCTCCCGTTACCAAGCGTGTGATTTTGGGCGTTGACCCAGCATATCGCACGGGGTGTAAGCTCGCTGTCGTGGATGAACATGGCACGTACCTGACCCATGCCGTCATCTACCCGACACCGCCGCAAAGTGATTATGAGAAGTCTGCCAAAGTCATCAAAGAGTTTACGCAGAAGTACCACATCACGGCTGTGGCGATTGGCAATGGTACGGGCTCGCGCGAAAGCCAAGAGTTTTTTGCGCGTCTGAACCGCGAGGAGGGGTTAAATCTTGCCTATACAGTGGTTTCAGAAGCGGGCGCTTCCATCTACTCCGCATCAAAAATTGCCACACAAGAGTACCCGAATCTGGACGTGACGATCAGGGGAGCCATCTCCATCGCACAACGTCTGCGTGACCCGATGGCGGCACTCGTGAAGATCGATCCAAAGTCGCTAGGAATTGGTCAGTACCAACACGATGTGGATCAAAAACAGCTTGAGAAAAAATTGCACGAAGTCATTGAAGATTTGGTCAATCGCATCGGGGTTGACCCGAACAGTGCGTCAGTTTCACTGCTTTCGTATGTGGCGGGTGTTGGCGCAAAACTTGCCAAAGCCATTGTCGAGCACCGTGAGAGCAAAGGGGCGTTTACATGTAAATCTGAACTAATAAGCGTAAAAGGTTTAGGGGCTAAAGCGTACGAGCAGTGCGCAGGATTTTTCCGCATTCGTGAAGGTAAAAGTGTGCTCGATAACACGGGCGTTCACCCTGAGAGTTATGCCATTGCGCAAAAGCTTTTAGCGCGCGCTGATTTGGCAACGCTTTCCAAAGAACAGATTATCGCATTAGCCAAAGAACAGGGCATTGGTGAAGCAACGCTTCAAGACATTATCGCCGAGCTTTTAAAACCGGGTTTTGACCCCAGAGAGACATTGCCACCGATTGCGTTTCGCTCTGATCTTACCGACATTAGCGAGCTTAGTGAGGGTTCCATCGTCTCCGGTGTGGTGCGAAACATTGCCGATTTTGGGGCATTTGTGGACATTGGACTTAAAAACGATGGACTCATTCACATCTCGCAGATGAGCGACAAGCGCATCGCGCATCCGTTGGAA